The following nucleotide sequence is from Stigmatopora nigra isolate UIUO_SnigA chromosome 8, RoL_Snig_1.1, whole genome shotgun sequence.
CTTCACTATATTGCTTTGCCAGTTCGTGAatgaacagaaaatattttgaaggttattccaaaataatttaaaacccaaaatgacTTGCTGACCTTGGTAAAAATCTTTGTGCTGCTCTGCTTCAGCTCCTTGAAATGTCCATCCTCAAATTTCTTTAGCCACACCCAGTCACCCTGAGAAAGATCTCATGTTATATGTTAAAatattgcatgtgtgtgtgtgagtgtgcagtTGTATTCACAATTGTCTTAGGGTGCTTTACCTCAAATATGGCCACATTGGTGGTTTCATGTGTTGCTGTGTGGATGCTGTTGACTGAATGTGAGCGGTCAGCAGATTTTTCCTCCAGGGCACTTTTGGACTCACTCATATCCTCTAAAGTAATTTTCTAAATATGAAATAGAACAGAAAATAATAGAAATGAACAACTGCCACCAATAAATGGGACTTAACTCATGAGAATCACCAGTTTGTCCAaactaatatttatattttagtcTCAATACTTCCAATGGTTTATTATATAACTCCATGCTTTCCTGAGTATAACTAATTGATTAATAGATTCATGTGTGGGATACAGCATGAGTGCTCACCCTCTTGCTTGTCTGAGGATTGATAAAAGTAAGATCTTCTAAAGTCAGCAGGACCCGATTTGGGCCTTTGATCAGCTGGATTTGCTGAAGTCTTCGCCTGTTAAATCAGACCCAGAAAAGGTGAAAAAGTCAACCAATGACAGCAGACCGTTGAAACCAAAATAGTGTCTACCTGACATATAGACTGATGATAAGTCCTGTTATAACCAGAGCCAAGGTGACAGCAAACACTACTATGATATAGGTGACCTCCACGCCTGCATAAAAACACATGGAAGTCGATAGAAAGACAATGTGTCGTCTTTCTAATTGAAAATTCATTACCTCCTTTGCATAGAACACTCTGAACAAACCAGCAGCTGGAATCTGACGGTGGCGGAGACCCTCCTGGGAAAGAAATGGACCTCCCAGCAAACCGAAGCCTCTTTGATTTAAGATCCACCACATAGGTCGGGTAAAGCTGGCTTCCACCTTCACTAGTGTCCAGGATGACATAGCTAGTTTGTATTTCACCTCTGTTGTCAACTTGTACTTTCTGATTGAAGCCActaaaagttatatttttggTGAAGTAGGCCAGATTTGATCCTGAAAGAGGCATTGCAGCTTTTCTGGTCTTGTGGATGGACTTGGCCAGGAGATAGATGCCATTATAAATGGTTCCATATAACGGATGAACCTGCAATAAAATGCAAAGACTGTTAATGTGCATGACAAAAAAGTAGCAAAAAGTGCATTCATTtttagtaatgttttttttacatgtgccTTGGATCAAAAGAGATTACCAGGCACTAAAACGCAGTTTTACTCATTCCCACCTCATCTGCAGCCGCACTCAATGCCACTTCCCCACTTTCTTTCACAGCCGTGTACGCCTCAGTAAAAGACACGCCATCTGAGACTATGGTGATTGTAAGTACAGCATCATAGGCCTCACTTAGCCTGCTGTTGTTTTGCAGGGCAAAGTAGGGGGCGTTGTAGGGCAAACTGTAGTGTAGGGCATCGTAGGGCACAAAAACGTACTTGCCGGAAGTTAGACCCATTTGTTGTGCCTTGATGAGAAAAGTGGCTTGGTGCTCTCCTCCGAGCAACACAGAGTGCATGCACATGATGATGACTACAACacatataaaaatacatcttaTATAAAACTGCAATGTCAAAAGTATTTTGGATAGTGGTATCAGTTATATGTGTTGTAGTTATTGCTTATTTAAatattcagggtgtctcctgccttgTGTCTGTAGTTGGCTGGATGGGCTTAAACAGCCccacgactcttgtgaggataagcggtacggaaaatgaaaaaaaatgcttatttctGTTAAGCCACTCACTCACCTCTTATCTCCCCTGCGTCTCGGATCCTCCTCAGCGTGCTCTCAATTTCAGTCTCATTGAGGCCCACAGATGTTACCAAGGCAACGGGAAGTCCCTTTTTTCTCATTGCAGAAGCTACTCTCTCCGCCGTATCGATCCAGATGTCCTCATTGGAGGACACCACCACCATGTTAGCCCAGTGGAAGTGCTTCAGCACCGTGAAAAGAACCTCCGAAGGAAATGGTACGGTCCTGGAAAATGTTGGGAACGGCGTAATGCTGTCCAGCTCAAAATTGACGCAGCCATGAGAGAAGATGGGCTTGTCCCAGTTCTTTGCCAATAGTGATGCTGCAGTACAATATCCCGGATTTGTTGGTCCCACAAATGCATCTGCCATATTCTCATAGTTTATAAATTCAGTAAGAGCTTTAGACGTTTCACAAGGCTCttgcaaaatgacaaaatccaTCTTCAGACCTAAATTTAAACTGAGGTCTGCGTTAATCCTGTATACCGCTAGCCTTGCGGCAGCAGCCGGCAATGTCTTGTAGAAGATCGGGTCACAGTTCCAAGGCCCCAGAATTCCCACTTTAAATGCCAGACAGTGGACACAGCCAGGAAACGTCAATAATCCCAGCAATAGCCATAGAAGAAAGTTACAAAAAGGTGGTGCCAGAAGTGTAGGCCTGCTTTTTATGATAACCGCAGTTGGATGGCTGGGCTCCCATGCAGattgaaaatgtgtcattgTCCCAGCTTTGAGATTGAGGTAGTGATGCACTTGCTTCACTGCCGGATAGTCTCTAAAAAACATTCTCGGAATGTTTGCATTTGAATTACAAGTCAGTCTAACTAAGGAAAATGACTCACCTACCCTTGTTGTTTAAGTCATCAGGACGGCTCTGTGGTCTCGGCTTTACCTCACCATCTTTGCAACCTTACCTGTGTCAAGCTACCGTGGAGCCGAATCATTCATTGCGCTTGGACCAGCAGGCTGCCAAGTGACAGGTAGTGAGACCGGGGAACCGTTTGGAGGCAACTTCAGCACCCTGGAGAGCTACTTACGCCCCACAGTCACCCACTTCAATTGCTCAGCGTGCAAGTGGCAGAGCTGGGTAACAACAAACAACTGAGCTCCTCTGCACTCATCTTGGAAGTaaagctttgaaaaaaatatatcatccaAAGTTGAGAAAAAAACTCTCCCAAATACTATAGAAAACAAAATCTATATGATGTAATATCTTATGATGTCAGTCACAGACTGATTCAATCCACCTCGTCAAAGTGACCGGGGGCCAAAACGACTGTGTTACTTGCTAATCCATTTTCTTCGCGGCACATTGTAAGAGGATTGACAGTCGGTCTTTGTCTAGTCCGAAAGCCTTGTTACAATGCGACTGGAGCTTCAGCAAGGCCTCTTTTCCCCCTCAACACATTTAACACATTCATGACCATTGGCTTTACTTTCTCTACATTTGTAGATCTTCTTTATATGCCTGTAGCATCTGAATTCTACAAATTAgtcttttagtttttagttacaGGATGAAAAGAATAGAATTTGGTACTAATGGCTTTCTTTGTTCTTAAAAAGGAAGTTTTATGCTTTAGTGTGTTTCTTTCTGATCATGGAATGGAAATTGCATCAATTTGTACTTAGCTTTTGTCTTTAATGGTTGATTCTAGTGGCACAAACTACATATACAGTTTCAATAAATCCTCTGAACCTATATGATTTGCACATTGAGCTGAGAAGATTCCACACAGACGGTATGAGAAACCAAAACTGTTGTTCTCCCGCATCTTCTGTACATTAAATGAATGACAAGCTTTTGTGAACTTGGACCAATTAAAGATAATGAAGGACTCTTCCAGTACGTGTCGCCAACCTCCTCCTCCCCTTGGGGCCGGTGCCAATTTTACTGAGTCAGTCTTTTTAGATGCTTTTGAAAAGACTCCGCCTTTACTGATGAGATAAGATGGTTGCCACAACATCTACCATGGTGACACTTCAACAGGTGACTGCAGTCAAAGAGAATACCACAAATCACCATGGAACATGAACAAGAATATTCTAAAGGTTATACAATCCCAATTCTCCAAACAAGGTggacattcaaaacaaaaaaagaatatttcagaTCGTTAAGgcaaacaaaatgtcaaaatgtgaaagacattgtacaTGTCAGATCACATGCAGATACATATTCCTCACAGCTGTAAAATGATTCCACCTTTGTTGACCCATATCCCAGTTAAGCCCATGAGCCTCTTAAACGTAACACCTTGACACCACTGCATGCTTGCAGGAATAGAAGACAGAAATGATGACTCAACATATTTACCACCCAGTGAGGTGCAAAAAAAACTCCACATCTCATGCTGAGCCAAATTtcacacaaacataaaaatgtgcatgtctaaacaaaaatagatttttaaagctttaaaaacaaacaaacacaaaggtGCAACAATACACTATAAGCTGAAGACTGCACACATACATTCTTCTGGCTAACTTGTAACCTAAAGGCAACCCTTAATGAACACTAATACTAAAGCAAATTGGGCCCAGAAGATCAATAAATACTTATCCTTGTAATATAGCCACCACGTTTCAAGATGCTCATTTCCTGAATGACAgatatatgtttttatttactgtACAGTGTCAGTGCGGCCTGCTTCTCACCAAAAATGAGCTGATTCCATCTGCAAGCCTAAGGAAGTACTTTTATACTTTGAATGGAAGTTAATATGACTATCTTTAAAAcgttattataataataagaataatgtcTGAACTCtaaattgtgtattttaaaatatccaCAAAATCATTGGATTGATTCCAGTTCCAAGTAGTTCAAACTAAGTTCAAACACTAATAAAAACGCACGGCAATgccaatgtttacatttttgcatttaacTCTGGCGCCCTCCTCGGGCCAAATGGGAAAACTGCTCGAGAAGCCTTCATTATTGGGAATCAACTCCACGAATAACTTGTTTAGAACttcttaaatataattttactgTCAGCCAATTTACATTTCACTAcatttagatgtatttttagaGATACGTTCAATATTTACTGTAATAACATTTACATACAATACAAAAGACTtactttaatttgaatttattgtATTTCATACTCAGTTGTTTTTGCTCAATTGTTGAGGCTTTCCTCTAAGTGGCAGCATTTGAAAAGACAACCTCtaagtcaactttttttttttaaatgggcagACGAGAGTCTAGTTTATGTTAACGCCTACCAACTGTGTGAACAGAGCGGAGGAGACCCAGGGAAggaagggaaggagggagggaccTTCCGAGCTCGACTAGCCCCGGAGAGAGGCACTTCGCCCGGACACACAGGAGCCCAGCACAGCGGGGGATTGGAAAATGGGAGCAGTGAAGTGAACTGGAAAAACGATCTCCAAAAGAGCGCGGAAACTAAGTGAAAGGCAAgtcaaactttgaaaaaaagcgATCTGATCTGCATGACTTTCTTTgtaattcctctttttttgtgtgtgcgtgtttgcgcGTGTGTTAAAAGTTTGCGTTTGAGAGGTCcggtgaaaaacaacaacaactaaactaaaccaaaaaaaaaaaaaaaaaaaaagccatcggGGCTCAGTAGTCAGCTCAAATTTCACTTTCGCCTGTGTTTCATTGAACTGAGCGGACAAATGATACCCGCAGTTCGGATAACTTTATCAAGCATCATGCGAGACGGTGATTGACATCCGCTTGGGGAGGTCGACGCGTTAGTCATCAGATCGTCGAAGGTGATCTCCATCGAGACGCACGTTCATGTGTTGTCTGCTACGTACAAAAGAAAAGATCGGATCTCAAAAATCAGTAGATTTTGCAATAGGTTAAATGCCTGAAGAATGTAAGATCGTTTCTTAAGATGAACTACTCTGGTCAAACTAACAAGTATGTCACTTCTAAaggactacttattcatttatatattgatgatttatttgtctgtttgttgttgttaattgtGCACTATggggtgaaagctttaaatctagttttaaaagcattcaattcaatcaattattttattttaggtgtGTTATTagaaaaacgtgcaaaatagaTGGAAAAGGTTGATTAACATGAACAGTCATTCAAAATCCATGCAGTATTACTCGTATTGCTTTACTGATTTTACTTTTCAACATGGTGGACTAGCATTTTGTCCATCTATGTGAACATTCTAAGGTCTGAGTTTGTATTTTGCCTCAGGCCTTTAAGCGGTGTGGAGTTTCCATTCTCTTCCTATGCTTGCATGGCTTTTTACAACAGCCCTTTCTATTCTTTTGTCAATGTTGCTATGTTGGTCATTCATTTGTCCATCTCCTGGCTGCTGAGCCTGATTAAAGAGATTCTACTCTTATTTTGGCATGTCCCAACACCTGATGAGCTGAGTGAAGATGCTGTCCGATATCTGAATTGCACTTCAAAACAACCTAAAATGACAAGTTATCAATCAAATGTGTCAATGACATCAGTAGTAAATGAAGATTAAAATACCAGATGAAcaaatattgaagaaaaaaaacaagacaatttaAAACCATTTAAATTCTTGAATAATGAGTTAATTGTTGGTGTTTTAGAGAAGTGAGAAATTTGTCTTTTCACTCTCTTTTAGTAGAAAGGCGTGGGAAGTGAGAGGATGTCAGGGCGTTCTTTCTTGCAGACTTTTGCTGATTATTCATTCAGTCAGGTGGAAGGGAGGGTTGGATGGTCTCACTGCTCGCTGTCCTTAGCGTGCATGTGTGCTCAAGGCCTTCTGGTGTTTAGAGGAGATTTATTAGTTGGGGGAGAAGAACACCTGGAAGGGAACGTTCAGAACCTTGCCAGAACAGATGGAACAAAGGTTGAAGGAACGATGAACACGGACGGCTTCCAACACAATGAGCTGCCACTGTCATGTTTCGCACTTTCTGTTTTACGGGGAGTTTCCTGCGGTAAAAAGTCGGCCTCtggtctttgtctttttttaaaggcattgTGTCTGACCAAGCCCTTCCTCTGTAATCTCAAGTTCAAATGGGGTCATCAATAAATGTGTGGGCATTAGATAGTAAAATCAAAACTTTTGTCATGTAATTGTCAGGCtcttaaacaatatttttactcCATCAGACAACTACTGTGGTTAACATCTTCAATTTGAAAACTACTGTTGTGTTGTAAAAGTCCTAAACAAAAGGCATGTAAAAATCCAAAGGCTCACTCTTTTTATTCCAGCTTTGTGGAAAGAGGTTGTAATAATTACAAGAAAGAACCTTTTACACAGTACACACATCCAGGAGTCATTGAAGTTCAGGGGTCAAATGAAACACTACACAGAAGTACTGGTCGAGGACTTTGAGCTACACTGAATGTTAAACAAGTAGTGGCCTTTTGTCAGCCCTTTACATAATAGTTTGTGTCAATGATCCCAATACTAGTCTAGTAGTCTAATAATTTAGTGCATTGCAAGCCTACTAAGCAAATAATGTTGATATAATGGGACATTTCTGCTAACGCATTGCctgaaaaagacatttcaaaGCATCTAAAGCCAAAGTGATACTTTGCTATGTGTGGTGATTATTTCGCAACCAAGAGAAGTTACTTTTATCTGTGGCCTGCTGGGTATTGGCAGGACAGATCCACGCTGACTCTTTATTTCCCCTTGTTACACATCTCACATTCTCACATCATATTCAGTGCAGTTTAGGTTTGGGTACTGTCTCTAACTCGATCTTTGTTCGAAAACCCAGAAGTAAACGGAACATCATAATCAAGTCTGtcagttttttgttatgtttttaatgaaaattatttgcTAGATAAGAACTGACCTAGAACAGAATGGCTTGGAATGATGAAGCAGATTATTTCAGTaactgtttgtctttttttcctttttttttcttcctgttttGCTCTCTGGCCATTTTGGTTTAGCTTTTTCTTAGggctaaaatattttaatacctTGTGTGGTCCTTTTAATAAAAGCAAATGTACGAAACCTCCTAGGTTTATTATAgtttaattttgtcattttgtactAATCATTCCTCAGTCAGGATATGGCAACATAGATATCAgagtattttttccaaatattaaaaggtaaaatgcaacatgaaatattgaaataatgaATCCCATTTGAAGAAATAGAAAGATTTAATTGCATTTCACTTTGTAAGTCAAATAATGTGCTATGTGTGCAGAGCATAATGGCGTTCTCCCTTCGGCTTGGCCTGCTGGTGCTGCTGGCGCCCATCCCTTCCACTTCGGTCAAGAACTGCCACCCTGGCTGCCACTGCGAGGTGGAAAACTTCGGCCTTTTTGACAGCTTCAGCCTTACCACAGTAGACTGTCGAGGATTGGGCCCAGGCACCTCAATGCCTGTGCCAATACCACTGGACACCGCCTATTTGGACTTGTCCTCTAATTCAATGGGCCCCCTAAATGACACCATGCTGGTGGGGCCGGGTTACACCACCCTTGTGAGCTTGGACCTAAGAGACAACCACATTACAATGGTGAGTAAAACctcacttattttattttacagtccAATCCATTGTGTCAGAATTGTTTTCACAAAAATGCCaaatttatttctttaaaaaaaaaatagatatatatttctgtgtttttgctaCAGAGTAGCCTCTCACCTGTCGAATGTTTTACAGGTAAGCCCCAAAGCTTTCTCCAAACTTTATTACCTGGAAATACTGGATCTAAGCCACAAT
It contains:
- the gucy2f gene encoding retinal guanylyl cyclase 2 → MFFRDYPAVKQVHHYLNLKAGTMTHFQSAWEPSHPTAVIIKSRPTLLAPPFCNFLLWLLLGLLTFPGCVHCLAFKVGILGPWNCDPIFYKTLPAAAARLAVYRINADLSLNLGLKMDFVILQEPCETSKALTEFINYENMADAFVGPTNPGYCTAASLLAKNWDKPIFSHGCVNFELDSITPFPTFSRTVPFPSEVLFTVLKHFHWANMVVVSSNEDIWIDTAERVASAMRKKGLPVALVTSVGLNETEIESTLRRIRDAGEIRVIIMCMHSVLLGGEHQATFLIKAQQMGLTSGKYVFVPYDALHYSLPYNAPYFALQNNSRLSEAYDAVLTITIVSDGVSFTEAYTAVKESGEVALSAAADEVHPLYGTIYNGIYLLAKSIHKTRKAAMPLSGSNLAYFTKNITFSGFNQKVQVDNRGEIQTSYVILDTSEGGSQLYPTYVVDLKSKRLRFAGRSISFPGGSPPPSDSSCWFVQSVLCKGGVEVTYIIVVFAVTLALVITGLIISLYVRRRLQQIQLIKGPNRVLLTLEDLTFINPQTSKRKITLEDMSESKSALEEKSADRSHSVNSIHTATHETTNVAIFEGDWVWLKKFEDGHFKELKQSSTKIFTKMKDLRNENVNPFLGFFTESSMFAVVTEHCSRGSLQDLLRNDDVKLDWMFKSSLVLDLIKGMKYLHHRDFPHGRLKSRNCVVDGRFVLKITDYGFNELLESQKAPAEKPPPEDLFWTAPEILRDLANSRRGTYKGDVYSFSIILQEVVARGAPYCMLGLPPEEIIRKVKKPPPMCRPTVAPDQAPLECIQLMKQCWSELPDRRPNFDEIFDRFKIINKGKKTNIIDSMLRMLEQYSSNLEDLIRERTEELEAEKHRTEKLLSEMLPPSVAEALKTGATVEPEYFDQVTIYFSDIVGFTTISSLSDPIEVVDLLNDLYTLFDAVLSNHDVYKVETIGDAYMVASGLPKRNGNKHAAEVANMSLNILSSVGTFRMRHMPDVPVRIRIGIHSGPCVAGVVGLTMPRYCLFGDTVNTASRMESTGLPYRIHVNLSTVNILRSLKEGYKIEVRGKTELKGKGIEETYWLVGKSDFAKPLPKPPEIKPGVNWQEMVTNEIKTLFHKAKRPMDKQKKTAKDEKI